In Deltaproteobacteria bacterium, a single window of DNA contains:
- a CDS encoding NDP-sugar synthase, giving the protein MTRAMILAAGLGSRLRPLTEQIPKPLLDVAGRPLIAYPLLLVRSAGITEVLINLHYLGAQIRTALGDGSDYGVRITYSEEDPILDTGGAIKNAESFLRGDTFVILNADTIVDLDLPAMLAYHHGRGGIGTMLLRADPEVTRYGAIEVDADDRVRRFLGFPAAAAEPLTPLMYGGVWVFEPRLFDYLDAGVFSITKHSGPALLRSGEALYGYRYTGYWRVLDTPAGLVAGRHDMLSTRLRFLDAGWNSGNPRP; this is encoded by the coding sequence ATGACCCGGGCGATGATATTGGCGGCAGGGCTGGGTTCGCGCCTGCGTCCGCTCACCGAGCAGATTCCCAAGCCACTGCTCGACGTCGCCGGGCGACCGCTGATTGCCTACCCGTTGCTGCTGGTACGCTCGGCCGGGATCACCGAGGTGCTGATCAATCTCCACTACCTCGGGGCGCAGATTCGTACCGCCCTGGGCGACGGCAGCGACTACGGTGTTCGCATTACCTACTCGGAGGAAGACCCTATTCTCGACACCGGCGGGGCGATCAAGAATGCCGAGTCGTTCTTGCGCGGCGACACCTTCGTGATTCTGAACGCCGACACCATCGTCGATCTCGATCTGCCGGCGATGCTGGCGTATCACCACGGGCGCGGCGGTATCGGCACCATGCTGCTGCGCGCCGATCCCGAGGTCACACGCTACGGTGCCATCGAGGTGGACGCGGATGATCGCGTGCGCCGCTTTCTCGGTTTTCCCGCCGCCGCGGCTGAGCCGCTGACGCCGTTGATGTACGGCGGTGTGTGGGTCTTCGAGCCGCGGCTGTTCGACTATCTCGACGCCGGCGTGTTCAGCATCACCAAGCACAGCGGGCCGGCGTTGCTGCGGTCAGGCGAAGCGCTCTACGGCTACCGCTACACCGGCTACTGGCGTGTCCTGGATACGCCCGCTGGGCTCGTTGCCGGCCGGCACGATATGTTGAGCACGCGCTTGCGCTTTCTGGATGCGGGGTGGAACTCAGGCAACCCTAGGCCATGA
- a CDS encoding membrane integrity-associated transporter subunit PqiC, whose protein sequence is MSRALSVACLLVLTGCGITAPRVRYFEIRPAPAGALAGPKLPAILVPDFGCVSAYDHLRVVIRRSPVEVGASRSLQWSTVPGRMLAQGLSERLEQSRRFENVRREAKPKPPYTLEGQVQVIELNEHPTRTVRLGFHLSVRRSEDGTVIGEETIDETRPAPGGDPADGILVLRDLYSEILDGVTARVIAALERDRSATEAAR, encoded by the coding sequence ATGTCACGCGCACTGTCCGTCGCCTGCTTGCTGGTATTGACCGGCTGCGGCATTACCGCGCCGCGCGTCCGCTACTTCGAGATTCGGCCGGCACCGGCAGGCGCCCTCGCCGGCCCCAAGCTGCCGGCCATCTTGGTGCCCGATTTCGGCTGCGTCTCGGCTTATGACCACCTGCGGGTGGTGATCCGGCGCTCGCCGGTCGAAGTCGGGGCCAGTCGCAGTTTGCAGTGGAGTACGGTGCCGGGGCGCATGCTGGCGCAGGGTCTGAGCGAGCGTCTGGAGCAGAGCCGGCGCTTTGAAAACGTCCGGCGTGAAGCCAAGCCCAAACCCCCGTACACCCTCGAGGGGCAGGTGCAAGTCATCGAGCTGAACGAACACCCGACGCGCACCGTGCGACTGGGATTCCATCTCAGCGTTCGCCGCAGCGAAGACGGCACGGTGATCGGCGAAGAGACGATCGACGAAACACGGCCGGCCCCGGGCGGCGACCCGGCCGACGGCATCCTGGTGCTGCGCGACCTCTACTCGGAGATCCTCGACGGCGTTACGGCCCGGGTGATCGCTGCGCTCGAGCGCGACCGTTCGGCGACCGAGGCCGCGCGCTGA
- a CDS encoding Rne/Rng family ribonuclease, with translation MSKIMLINVTHAEENRVAVIDNGVLESFEIESFSRSHLKGNIYKGTIHRVHPALDAAFVDIGGERDAFLPLNEVCFRNLPEDDQLEGNGRRRTISDVFKPGQPVLVQIVKEEFGTKPPTLSTFYSLPGRYLVLLPGSDEAGISRRIEGEERIKLRQAIANLNPPAGCGIIVRTAAGFDQDSEELARDLTYLERLWQTIQEAAATKPAPALVYREHDLVLRNIRDYFTPDINEIFVDNEEVYQRALDFLRHVMPNQVSALHLYDGDQPIFSRFNVEGQIESIYKRRVSLKSGGSVVIDGTEALTAVDVNSGGSIRGGNQEDTAFRTNQEAAVEIARQLRLRDVGGLIVIDFIDMRAAQHTQEIEKTLREAMRPDKAKHEIGRISRFGLLEISRQRLRPAAAAATYTACPMCEGHGLVRTTESAALVALRKLHNRIAQGDLAGLRVTLPREVAVYLLNQKRDDLAQLESRYSTRIQVALSEKLMPHQADFEERRRTPQPAAPVQPGQVVAAEPAPPPVAAAPGAPVENGRRRRRRGRRRGRGKQAAAAIAETLSALGAHASLTAAEEPREESTRHKPAPPSAAPAATIPRDPWPEAPPRADVPAPVTEAAAPLPAAARPKRGRAGGGRTTRATRSAKPATKPAPRAKTKAPAAEEKPKRPTRRHSTAARRRTKPGPAAS, from the coding sequence ATGTCCAAGATCATGCTAATCAACGTGACCCACGCCGAGGAAAACCGCGTGGCGGTCATCGACAACGGCGTCCTCGAATCGTTTGAGATCGAATCGTTCAGCCGCTCGCACCTCAAAGGCAACATCTACAAAGGCACGATCCATCGGGTCCATCCGGCCTTGGATGCCGCCTTCGTCGATATCGGGGGCGAGCGCGACGCCTTCTTACCGCTGAACGAGGTCTGCTTCCGCAACCTGCCCGAAGACGATCAGCTCGAGGGCAACGGCCGGCGCCGCACCATCAGTGACGTATTCAAGCCGGGTCAACCGGTGCTGGTGCAGATCGTCAAGGAGGAGTTCGGCACCAAGCCGCCGACGCTGAGCACCTTCTACTCCTTGCCCGGCCGCTACCTGGTGCTGCTGCCCGGCTCCGACGAGGCCGGCATCTCGCGCCGCATCGAGGGCGAGGAGCGCATCAAGCTGCGCCAGGCCATCGCCAACCTCAACCCCCCGGCCGGCTGCGGTATCATCGTGCGCACCGCCGCTGGCTTCGATCAGGACTCCGAGGAATTGGCGCGCGACCTGACTTACCTCGAGCGGCTGTGGCAGACGATTCAGGAGGCCGCGGCCACCAAGCCGGCCCCGGCGCTGGTGTATCGCGAGCACGACTTGGTGCTGCGCAACATCCGCGACTACTTCACGCCCGACATCAACGAAATCTTCGTCGACAACGAAGAGGTTTACCAACGCGCGCTCGATTTCTTGCGTCACGTGATGCCGAACCAGGTGTCCGCGTTGCACCTTTACGACGGCGACCAGCCGATCTTCTCCCGCTTCAACGTCGAGGGCCAGATCGAATCCATCTACAAGCGGCGGGTGTCGCTGAAATCGGGCGGCAGCGTAGTCATCGACGGCACCGAGGCCCTAACCGCCGTCGACGTCAACTCGGGCGGATCGATCCGCGGCGGCAACCAAGAGGATACCGCCTTTCGCACCAACCAGGAGGCGGCAGTCGAGATTGCCCGGCAGCTGCGGCTGCGCGATGTCGGCGGGCTGATCGTGATCGACTTCATCGACATGCGCGCGGCGCAGCACACTCAGGAGATCGAGAAGACCTTGCGCGAGGCGATGCGGCCGGACAAGGCCAAGCACGAGATTGGCCGCATCTCGCGTTTCGGCTTGCTCGAAATCTCGCGCCAGCGACTGCGCCCGGCGGCGGCAGCGGCCACTTATACCGCTTGCCCGATGTGTGAAGGCCACGGCTTGGTGCGCACCACCGAGTCGGCCGCGCTGGTGGCACTGCGCAAGCTGCACAACCGGATCGCGCAAGGGGACCTGGCTGGGCTGCGGGTTACGTTGCCGCGCGAGGTGGCGGTGTATCTGCTCAACCAAAAGCGCGACGACCTGGCGCAGCTGGAGTCGCGTTACAGCACCCGCATCCAGGTGGCCCTGAGCGAGAAGCTGATGCCGCACCAGGCCGATTTCGAAGAGCGCCGCCGCACGCCGCAGCCGGCCGCACCGGTTCAGCCGGGTCAGGTGGTTGCGGCCGAACCCGCCCCGCCACCGGTGGCGGCGGCACCGGGCGCTCCAGTGGAAAACGGGCGGCGCCGGCGCCGGCGTGGCCGCCGCCGCGGCCGGGGTAAGCAAGCCGCGGCCGCCATCGCCGAGACGCTGAGCGCATTGGGCGCGCACGCCTCGCTGACTGCGGCAGAAGAGCCAAGGGAGGAATCAACCAGGCATAAGCCGGCGCCGCCGAGCGCAGCCCCTGCGGCTACAATACCCCGTGACCCCTGGCCCGAGGCGCCGCCACGCGCGGATGTTCCAGCGCCGGTTACAGAAGCCGCCGCCCCGCTGCCGGCGGCGGCGCGCCCCAAGCGCGGCCGCGCCGGCGGCGGCCGCACCACCCGCGCTACGCGGTCAGCCAAACCGGCGACGAAACCCGCGCCGCGGGCCAAGACCAAGGCCCCGGCGGCCGAAGAAAAACCCAAGCGCCCGACCCGCCGGCACAGCACCGCAGCGCGCCGCCGCACTAAACCCGGCCCGGCTGCTTCCTAG
- a CDS encoding MlaE family lipid ABC transporter permease subunit: protein MAEEVVMEAPTQLRALTAATQLLARGRAEIARGRSLVVDLSGVGVIGSNGAAALLSLRHAAQKAALGFTLRGVRPAHVQELAQLPAPQMSGEGREEETTLALYLGAIAEEVAAQCVDFLSLMADTVYWCGLRLVGRGPWRRGQFVREAIAIGNEGLPIVAVVALLVGLVTAFQAADQLRQFGANIFIANLVGLGVVRELGPLITAILIAGRSGSAMAAELGTMAVEEEIDALRVMGIDPVPYLVVPKAFATLVSVPALTMLANIVGILGGFIIAIGYLDLSPDAFYAQLVSALDPWDLLTGIIKSVLFAAVIVSVGCHFGLRLHGGAEDVGRAATDAVVASLFLIILVDGIYVTLETVFT from the coding sequence ATGGCTGAGGAAGTGGTGATGGAAGCGCCGACGCAGCTGCGCGCGCTCACCGCGGCAACCCAGTTGCTGGCGCGCGGGCGGGCGGAGATTGCCCGCGGCCGTTCACTGGTGGTCGATCTCAGCGGCGTCGGGGTAATCGGCTCGAACGGGGCCGCCGCGCTGCTGAGCCTGCGCCACGCCGCGCAAAAGGCCGCGCTCGGCTTCACTTTGCGGGGAGTACGCCCCGCCCACGTGCAGGAGCTCGCGCAACTGCCGGCGCCGCAGATGTCCGGCGAAGGCCGCGAGGAAGAGACCACCCTCGCGCTTTACCTGGGAGCGATCGCCGAGGAGGTGGCGGCGCAGTGCGTCGATTTCCTCAGCCTGATGGCCGACACCGTCTACTGGTGCGGCTTGCGGCTGGTGGGCCGCGGCCCGTGGCGGCGCGGGCAGTTCGTGCGCGAGGCCATCGCCATCGGCAACGAGGGGCTGCCGATCGTCGCGGTGGTGGCGTTGCTGGTCGGGCTGGTGACCGCCTTTCAAGCCGCCGATCAACTGCGCCAATTCGGGGCTAACATCTTCATCGCCAACCTCGTCGGCCTGGGGGTGGTGCGCGAGCTGGGGCCGCTGATTACGGCCATCCTGATTGCCGGCCGCAGCGGCTCGGCGATGGCGGCCGAGTTGGGCACCATGGCGGTGGAAGAAGAGATCGACGCGCTGCGAGTAATGGGCATCGACCCGGTTCCCTACCTCGTCGTTCCCAAAGCCTTCGCGACCCTGGTCAGCGTCCCGGCGCTGACCATGTTGGCCAACATCGTCGGCATACTCGGTGGCTTCATCATCGCCATCGGCTATCTCGATCTCTCCCCCGATGCCTTCTACGCCCAACTTGTCAGCGCGCTCGATCCGTGGGACCTACTCACCGGCATCATCAAGAGCGTGCTGTTCGCCGCCGTGATCGTCAGCGTCGGCTGCCACTTTGGCTTGCGTCTGCACGGGGGCGCGGAAGACGTCGGGCGAGCAGCGACCGACGCCGTGGTGGCCTCGCTGTTCTTGATCATTCTGGTCGACGGCATCTACGTTACGCTCGAAACGGTGTTCACATGA
- a CDS encoding MCE family protein, whose translation MRSRAQTARLGLFVAIAGGLFLIAILILSGRSLLQRRDLYSILFAETVSGLEIGAPVKLLGVRVGRIESFGVRSDGIDKVEVKISLDHGTPIRSNAHAVLSGSGITGLMFVEITGGTADAPLISPGGEIPAGASLFGSLRGKAENIAAKTDEVLSRILSLTEDQNLNNLRQSLDNIQVATLKLRNVLEGLDGAVPPIVAASKRLEPLFTDLSEAATAVRTAGAQIGAVASDTRKVAVNLEALTRADGSIQAAVDQLRRTLATVETLLGGERADQTSQEVRAAIRSFTETMNELSTVFGASGADVRHISNSLRAAAENLEEFSRTIRENPSLLIRPTEEE comes from the coding sequence ATGAGAAGCCGCGCGCAGACCGCTCGCTTGGGATTGTTCGTCGCCATTGCCGGCGGCTTGTTCCTGATCGCGATTCTCATCTTGTCGGGCCGCAGCCTGCTGCAGCGCCGCGACCTGTACAGCATTCTGTTCGCCGAAACCGTGTCAGGCCTGGAGATCGGTGCCCCGGTCAAGCTGCTCGGCGTACGGGTCGGTCGGATCGAGTCATTCGGCGTGCGCTCCGACGGCATCGACAAGGTGGAAGTGAAGATCAGCCTCGATCACGGCACCCCGATTCGCAGCAACGCCCACGCGGTGCTCTCGGGCTCGGGCATCACCGGCTTGATGTTCGTCGAAATCACCGGCGGCACCGCGGACGCTCCCTTGATCAGCCCGGGCGGCGAGATTCCCGCCGGGGCCTCGCTGTTCGGCAGTCTGCGCGGTAAGGCGGAGAACATCGCCGCCAAGACCGACGAGGTGCTCAGCCGCATCTTGAGCCTGACCGAGGACCAGAACCTGAACAACCTGCGCCAGTCGCTCGATAACATCCAGGTCGCCACCCTCAAGCTGCGCAACGTACTGGAGGGGCTCGATGGCGCGGTGCCGCCGATCGTCGCCGCCAGCAAGCGGCTCGAGCCCCTGTTCACCGATCTCAGCGAGGCGGCCACCGCCGTGCGCACTGCCGGCGCGCAAATCGGCGCGGTCGCTTCCGACACGCGCAAGGTGGCGGTGAATCTCGAAGCCCTCACCCGCGCCGACGGCTCGATCCAGGCGGCGGTCGATCAGCTGCGCCGCACCCTGGCCACGGTCGAGACGCTGCTCGGGGGCGAGCGCGCCGATCAGACCTCACAGGAAGTGCGCGCGGCGATCCGCAGCTTCACCGAAACCATGAACGAGCTGAGCACCGTCTTCGGCGCCTCCGGCGCCGACGTGCGCCATATCTCCAACAGCTTGCGCGCTGCCGCCGAGAACCTCGAAGAGTTCTCCCGCACCATCCGCGAGAACCCCTCGCTGCTGATCCGCCCGACGGAGGAGGAGTAA
- a CDS encoding phosphotransferase, whose amino-acid sequence MTVTAENTRIAELVQRCFGPAAAIDSILALAGDASTRRYLRVQLHGAGVPESAVVMVLADSGLSISSDELAVFKAPPQELPFINVYRFLRALGVRVPRVYLDASECGYVVLEDVGDGALWDVIQDLPPPRIAQLYRDAIDQLLIIELEGTRRRDDTCIAFQQAFDERLFNWEFEHFIEYGLEQRLPNPLPPAELTELRRHFTAISKQLDGEPRFLAHRDFHSWNLFVHAGHVWVIDFQDALLAPATYDLATLLGDRDTRLKIGSLEDELLDYFHAQWHLRGGPQWDRDALRRQYFACALQKAFKVVGRFHYLNLVKGKPGYLRYLPSTLRQIRRLLARDRALANVHAILAPYFPELRE is encoded by the coding sequence TTGACCGTGACTGCCGAGAACACGCGCATCGCGGAGCTGGTACAGCGCTGCTTCGGTCCGGCTGCCGCAATTGACTCGATCCTGGCGCTGGCAGGCGACGCCTCGACTCGCCGCTACCTGCGCGTGCAGCTGCACGGCGCCGGGGTGCCGGAGTCGGCTGTCGTGATGGTCCTCGCCGACAGCGGCCTGTCGATCTCCTCGGACGAACTGGCGGTCTTCAAGGCGCCGCCACAGGAGCTGCCCTTCATCAACGTCTACCGCTTCCTGCGCGCGCTCGGTGTTCGGGTGCCGCGCGTGTATCTCGATGCCAGCGAGTGCGGCTACGTGGTGCTCGAAGACGTCGGTGACGGCGCGCTGTGGGACGTCATCCAGGACCTGCCCCCGCCTCGCATTGCGCAGTTGTACCGCGACGCCATCGATCAGCTGCTGATCATCGAACTCGAAGGCACACGCCGGCGCGACGATACCTGCATCGCCTTCCAGCAAGCGTTTGACGAACGGCTCTTCAACTGGGAGTTCGAGCACTTCATCGAATACGGCCTGGAGCAGCGACTCCCCAATCCGCTGCCGCCGGCCGAGCTGACCGAGTTGCGCCGGCACTTCACGGCCATCTCCAAGCAACTCGACGGCGAGCCGCGCTTCTTGGCGCATCGGGACTTCCACAGCTGGAACCTGTTCGTTCACGCCGGTCACGTGTGGGTCATCGACTTCCAGGACGCTTTGTTGGCGCCGGCCACCTACGATCTGGCCACCCTGCTCGGCGATCGCGACACCAGGCTCAAGATCGGATCACTGGAAGACGAGTTGCTCGATTACTTCCACGCCCAGTGGCACTTGCGCGGTGGCCCGCAGTGGGATCGCGACGCCCTGCGGCGGCAGTACTTCGCCTGCGCTTTGCAGAAGGCCTTCAAAGTGGTTGGCCGCTTCCACTATCTGAATCTAGTGAAAGGCAAGCCCGGCTACCTGCGCTACTTGCCGTCCACCCTACGCCAGATCCGCCGCCTACTAGCGCGCGACCGTGCCCTGGCGAACGTGCACGCCATCCTGGCGCCGTACTTCCCTGAGCTGCGGGAATAG
- a CDS encoding ATP-binding cassette domain-containing protein → MSGEPLVEADNVVVEFGEHRVLKGLTLTINAGEVVCLIGGSGSGKTTCLRALLGLIMPVSGSIRVLGVDLVRADEHQRAHVARQMGMLFQHGALLGSLTTEENVALPLMQRGDLAPEMIRSLARTRLAQVGLGDAVCNYPRELSGGMQKRAALARAVVHEPRLLFCDEPSSGLDPATVVAIDELMLKMRDDIGAALVVVTHHPASVKRIANRVVLLRDGRVAADGTVTAVRALGDSWVDGFFSEETAPVTQGTTMAEALGLIPPQ, encoded by the coding sequence ATGAGCGGCGAGCCGCTGGTCGAAGCCGACAACGTGGTGGTCGAGTTCGGCGAACATCGGGTGCTGAAGGGCTTGACGCTGACGATCAATGCCGGCGAGGTGGTGTGTTTGATCGGCGGCAGCGGTAGTGGCAAGACCACCTGCCTGCGCGCACTGCTCGGCCTGATCATGCCGGTCAGCGGCTCGATTCGGGTGCTGGGGGTGGATCTGGTGCGCGCCGACGAGCACCAGCGGGCGCACGTGGCGCGGCAGATGGGGATGCTTTTCCAACATGGGGCGCTGCTGGGCAGCCTGACGACCGAGGAGAACGTGGCCTTGCCGCTGATGCAACGGGGCGATCTGGCTCCGGAGATGATCCGCAGCCTGGCGCGTACCCGACTGGCGCAGGTGGGCTTGGGCGACGCAGTGTGCAATTATCCGCGCGAGCTGTCCGGGGGTATGCAGAAACGGGCGGCGCTGGCACGGGCGGTGGTGCACGAGCCGCGGCTGCTCTTTTGCGATGAGCCGTCCTCGGGACTGGACCCGGCCACGGTGGTGGCGATTGACGAGTTGATGCTGAAAATGCGCGATGACATCGGAGCGGCGCTGGTGGTGGTCACACACCATCCCGCCAGCGTCAAGCGGATAGCCAACCGCGTGGTCTTGCTGCGCGACGGCCGCGTGGCTGCCGACGGCACGGTGACCGCCGTGCGCGCGCTCGGCGACTCATGGGTGGACGGCTTCTTCAGTGAAGAGACCGCACCCGTCACCCAAGGCACCACCATGGCCGAAGCGCTGGGCCTGATACCCCCGCAGTAG
- a CDS encoding CoA pyrophosphatase has product MPQLHPPRRAAVLVPIITVAGHNHAVFIERSQAVPVHQGDMAFPGGRHHPERDQSLWATALREAEEEIGLPAADVELLYALPEVRTFSSNYVISPFVGRIAKPCEFRPDPREVARVVTLSVAALRDPRAHRTVRRRLSSGAEIDAPAFVVDSHVVWGATQRITVELLRVLP; this is encoded by the coding sequence GTGCCCCAACTCCATCCACCTCGACGCGCCGCGGTGCTGGTGCCGATCATCACGGTCGCGGGCCATAATCACGCCGTCTTTATCGAGCGCAGCCAGGCCGTGCCCGTCCACCAAGGCGACATGGCGTTTCCCGGCGGGCGCCATCATCCCGAACGTGACCAGAGCCTGTGGGCCACCGCGCTGCGCGAAGCCGAAGAAGAAATCGGCCTGCCGGCAGCCGACGTGGAATTGCTGTACGCGTTGCCGGAGGTGCGGACGTTCAGCTCCAACTACGTCATCTCACCGTTCGTCGGACGAATTGCGAAGCCGTGTGAGTTTCGGCCCGACCCGCGCGAGGTGGCCCGCGTGGTCACGCTCTCCGTCGCCGCCTTGCGCGACCCGCGCGCCCACCGAACGGTTCGCCGCCGCCTGAGTTCGGGGGCCGAGATCGATGCCCCGGCCTTCGTCGTCGACAGCCATGTGGTATGGGGCGCCACACAGCGCATCACCGTCGAGTTGCTGCGCGTGCTGCCGTAA
- a CDS encoding acyl-CoA carboxylase subunit beta — translation MSLKDNLDKLAQLHREAELGGGEERIKRQHAGGKLTARERVDALLDPGSFVETDKFKTHRCADFEMEKKKIPGDGVITGYGTIDGRVVYVFSQDFTVFGGSLSGAFAEKVCKVMDLAMKTGAPVIGLNDSGGARIQEGVVSLAGYADIFQRNVMASGVIPQISAILGPCAGGAVYSPAMTDFIFMAEKTSNMFITGPDVIKTVTHEEVTKEDLGGAATHNMRSGVAHFAARNERDCLQMIRELFSYLPSNNLEDPPCVPCTDDANRRDEKLDTLIPDNPNKPYDIKELITAVVDDRHFFEVHKDFAKNMVVGFARLGGRPVGIVANQPAHLAGCLDIDASVKGARFVRFCDCFNIPIVTFVDVPGFLPGTAQEYGGIIRHGAKLLYAFCEATVPKVTIITRKAYGGAYVVMSSKHIRGDFNFAYPTAEIAVMGPEGAVSIIFRDEIQSAANAAQENTRLLTDYRQTFANPFKAAELGYIDEVIMPEDTRPRLIRCLQVLENKRDKNPPKKHGSIPL, via the coding sequence ATGAGCCTCAAAGACAACCTCGATAAACTCGCACAGCTCCACCGCGAAGCCGAGCTGGGCGGCGGTGAGGAGCGGATCAAGCGCCAGCACGCGGGCGGTAAGCTGACCGCGCGCGAGCGCGTCGATGCCTTGCTCGATCCCGGCAGCTTCGTGGAAACCGACAAGTTTAAAACCCACCGCTGCGCCGACTTCGAAATGGAGAAGAAGAAGATCCCCGGCGACGGCGTGATCACCGGCTACGGCACCATCGACGGGCGCGTCGTATATGTCTTCTCGCAAGACTTCACCGTCTTCGGCGGCAGCCTCTCCGGCGCCTTTGCCGAGAAGGTCTGCAAGGTGATGGACCTGGCGATGAAGACGGGCGCGCCCGTGATCGGCCTGAATGACTCGGGCGGCGCGCGTATCCAAGAAGGCGTGGTGAGCTTGGCGGGTTACGCCGACATCTTTCAGCGCAACGTCATGGCCTCGGGGGTGATCCCGCAAATCTCGGCGATCCTCGGCCCCTGCGCCGGCGGCGCGGTCTACTCGCCGGCGATGACCGACTTCATCTTCATGGCCGAAAAAACCAGCAACATGTTCATCACCGGGCCCGATGTCATCAAGACCGTAACCCACGAGGAGGTTACCAAAGAGGATCTCGGCGGTGCCGCCACTCACAACATGCGCAGCGGCGTGGCCCACTTCGCCGCTCGCAACGAGCGCGATTGCTTGCAGATGATCCGCGAGCTGTTCTCCTACCTGCCCAGCAACAACCTCGAAGATCCTCCGTGCGTGCCCTGCACCGACGATGCCAACCGGCGCGACGAGAAGCTCGACACCCTAATCCCCGACAACCCGAACAAGCCCTACGACATCAAGGAGCTGATCACGGCCGTGGTCGACGACCGCCACTTCTTCGAGGTCCACAAGGACTTCGCTAAGAACATGGTAGTCGGCTTCGCTCGCCTCGGCGGCCGGCCGGTGGGCATCGTGGCCAACCAGCCGGCTCATCTCGCCGGCTGCCTCGACATCGATGCCTCGGTCAAGGGGGCGCGCTTCGTGCGCTTCTGTGACTGCTTCAATATCCCGATCGTCACCTTCGTCGATGTTCCCGGCTTCCTGCCCGGCACCGCGCAGGAGTACGGCGGCATCATCCGTCACGGCGCCAAGCTGCTCTACGCCTTCTGTGAGGCCACGGTGCCGAAGGTCACCATCATCACGCGCAAGGCTTACGGCGGCGCTTACGTGGTTATGTCCTCGAAGCACATCCGCGGCGATTTCAACTTCGCCTACCCGACCGCCGAGATCGCCGTTATGGGCCCCGAGGGGGCGGTGAGCATCATCTTCCGCGACGAGATCCAGAGCGCGGCCAACGCCGCGCAAGAGAATACCCGCTTGCTAACCGACTACCGCCAGACTTTCGCCAACCCGTTCAAGGCCGCCGAGCTGGGCTACATTGACGAGGTCATCATGCCGGAGGATACCCGGCCGCGCTTGATCCGCTGCTTGCAGGTGCTCGAAAACAAGCGCGACAAGAACCCACCCAAGAAGCACGGCAGCATTCCGCTATAG
- a CDS encoding YkgJ family cysteine cluster protein, producing the protein MTTCNQCGACCRVLTVEQSPEEIQAIAAITGLLGIPSDMIFAAKHWHPLPRTEALRRNPFYASRLPADTYFYCCDQLGDDGRCQSHPERPLVCRGYPWYDQPVRDMALPAAVCEFHYDQVIEFVIRRPDL; encoded by the coding sequence ATGACCACGTGCAATCAATGCGGCGCCTGCTGCCGCGTGTTGACGGTCGAGCAGTCGCCGGAGGAAATTCAGGCGATCGCCGCCATCACCGGCCTGCTCGGCATCCCGTCCGACATGATCTTCGCCGCCAAGCACTGGCACCCGTTGCCGCGAACGGAGGCGCTGCGGCGCAACCCGTTTTATGCCTCGCGTCTGCCGGCCGACACCTACTTCTACTGCTGCGACCAACTCGGCGACGACGGCCGCTGCCAGAGTCACCCCGAGCGCCCGTTGGTCTGCCGCGGCTATCCTTGGTACGACCAGCCGGTGCGCGACATGGCCCTGCCTGCCGCAGTTTGTGAGTTTCACTACGACCAAGTGATAGAATTCGTCATCCGGCGGCCGGATCTATGA